One genomic window of Nakamurella panacisegetis includes the following:
- a CDS encoding alpha/beta fold hydrolase produces the protein MTPRSTAASTPPTGLPGLNPSWSRLVPVVDAKGIRRTWHVLDTWAGREDRTSPELTLLCLHGNPTWSYLWRGLLARAPAQWRVVAPDHLGMGYSERPSRPRVLSDRVDDLNRLTDALSIDGPVVTVAHDWGGILSMGWAAEHREQLRGVVLTNTAVHLPADERGPLLVRLAHVPVLNRLAVRWTPLFVRTTTSLTWPRPPRPVRNAFAAPYSTPARRAAVADFVRDVPFAPGHPSHAAVDRIAAEMTTFDVPALLLWGPRDPVFGDLFLRDVQTRLPRAVLQRYETASHLLPEDAPGYADAVVDWVTAIESRPAPPTRRPSADDQVAQGISPLDELDRRADDTEMAVTEVGGASLTWAQLHTRVGELGAGLAAAGVGPGTRVALMVPPSIELTVALYSVWRAGGVIVVADKGLGLRGMGRALRAARLDVVIAERPGLLAARPMRLPGRRISVGPLSPVLRSALQVEYSFGDLERIGRTAPVPPGSGPDDEAAVLFTSGATGPAKGVLYRQRQVRAQLSLVRSVYRLTADDRLVAAFAPFALFGPALGIRSAVPDVDVTRPGTLTAVALAQAAIAVDATVVFASPAALKNVLATASALTPRHRVALATVRLVASFGAPIPVHLLRDLAALLPGASLHTPYGMTEAFPLTDISLPEIEAAGPGDGVCVGRPLPGVEFAVAELDVLGSPGTDFTDRTGRTGEIWARSGHIRDRYDAQWVLNRAAQAHPGWHRTGDVGYLDESGRLWIQGRLQHVISAPGGPVTPVGIEQRIEAALKATGADRAAAVVGVGPVGSQQVVAVLTGPGRALASTELTDAVRDAAGAPIAAVLVKHQLPLDIRHNSKIDRVAVAAWADRVLAGG, from the coding sequence GTGACACCCAGATCCACGGCCGCCTCCACGCCACCGACCGGACTGCCCGGTCTGAACCCGTCGTGGTCCCGGTTGGTGCCGGTCGTGGACGCCAAGGGCATCCGGCGCACCTGGCACGTGCTGGACACGTGGGCCGGACGGGAGGACAGGACCAGTCCGGAGCTGACCCTGCTGTGCCTGCACGGCAACCCGACCTGGAGCTATCTCTGGCGTGGGTTGCTGGCCCGCGCCCCCGCGCAGTGGCGGGTGGTGGCGCCGGACCACCTGGGCATGGGGTACTCCGAGCGCCCGTCCCGGCCGCGAGTTCTGTCCGACCGAGTCGACGACCTGAACCGGCTCACCGACGCGTTGTCGATCGACGGGCCGGTGGTCACGGTGGCCCACGACTGGGGCGGGATCCTGTCCATGGGATGGGCCGCCGAGCACCGCGAGCAACTCCGGGGCGTCGTCCTGACCAACACGGCCGTCCACCTCCCGGCCGACGAGCGCGGTCCGCTGCTGGTCCGCCTGGCCCACGTCCCCGTGCTGAACCGGCTGGCCGTCCGATGGACCCCGCTGTTCGTCCGGACGACCACCTCACTGACCTGGCCGCGGCCGCCCCGTCCGGTCCGGAACGCTTTTGCGGCACCGTATTCCACGCCGGCGCGCCGGGCCGCGGTGGCCGACTTCGTCCGCGACGTGCCGTTCGCGCCGGGTCATCCGAGCCACGCCGCGGTGGACCGGATCGCGGCCGAGATGACCACGTTCGACGTGCCGGCCCTGTTGTTGTGGGGACCCCGTGACCCGGTCTTCGGTGATCTGTTCCTCCGGGACGTCCAGACGCGTCTGCCCCGCGCGGTCCTGCAGAGGTACGAGACGGCCAGCCACCTCCTGCCCGAGGACGCCCCCGGTTACGCCGACGCCGTCGTCGACTGGGTCACCGCGATCGAATCCCGGCCGGCCCCACCCACCCGGCGGCCGAGCGCGGACGATCAGGTGGCGCAAGGCATCTCGCCACTGGACGAGTTGGACCGTCGGGCGGACGACACCGAGATGGCGGTCACCGAAGTGGGCGGGGCGAGCCTCACCTGGGCCCAGCTGCACACCCGGGTCGGCGAACTCGGCGCCGGACTGGCCGCGGCCGGCGTCGGTCCCGGGACCCGCGTGGCGTTGATGGTGCCGCCGTCGATCGAACTGACCGTCGCGCTCTACTCGGTGTGGCGGGCCGGTGGCGTGATCGTGGTGGCCGACAAGGGCCTTGGCCTGCGCGGCATGGGCCGTGCACTGCGCGCGGCCCGGTTGGACGTTGTCATCGCCGAGCGTCCGGGGCTGCTGGCGGCCCGGCCGATGCGCCTGCCCGGCCGCCGCATCTCGGTCGGTCCGCTGTCCCCGGTGCTGCGGTCGGCCCTGCAGGTCGAGTACTCGTTCGGCGACCTGGAACGGATCGGCCGGACGGCTCCGGTCCCACCCGGGTCCGGGCCGGATGACGAGGCGGCGGTCTTGTTCACTTCCGGTGCCACCGGGCCGGCCAAGGGCGTGCTGTACCGGCAGCGTCAGGTGCGGGCCCAGCTGTCGCTGGTGCGTTCGGTCTACCGGTTGACCGCCGACGACCGCCTGGTCGCCGCGTTCGCCCCGTTCGCCCTGTTCGGACCGGCCCTCGGGATCCGGTCGGCGGTGCCCGACGTGGACGTGACCCGCCCGGGCACCCTGACCGCGGTCGCATTGGCCCAGGCCGCAATCGCGGTGGACGCGACCGTGGTCTTCGCCTCGCCCGCCGCGTTGAAGAACGTGCTGGCCACCGCATCCGCGCTCACCCCGCGACATCGGGTTGCGCTGGCCACGGTGCGGTTGGTGGCCAGCTTCGGGGCGCCGATCCCGGTACATCTGCTCCGTGACCTGGCCGCACTGCTGCCCGGTGCTTCGCTGCACACGCCGTACGGCATGACCGAGGCGTTTCCGCTGACCGACATCTCCCTGCCCGAGATCGAGGCCGCCGGCCCCGGAGACGGCGTCTGCGTGGGCCGGCCGCTTCCGGGCGTCGAGTTCGCGGTGGCCGAATTGGACGTTCTCGGGTCACCGGGCACGGATTTCACCGACCGGACCGGCCGCACCGGGGAGATCTGGGCCCGTTCCGGGCACATCCGTGATCGCTACGACGCGCAGTGGGTGCTCAACCGTGCCGCGCAGGCTCATCCCGGGTGGCACCGCACCGGCGATGTCGGATACCTGGACGAGAGCGGCCGACTGTGGATCCAGGGTCGTCTCCAGCACGTGATCAGTGCCCCCGGCGGCCCGGTGACCCCGGTCGGCATCGAGCAGCGCATCGAGGCGGCGCTGAAGGCCACCGGAGCCGACCGCGCGGCCGCGGTCGTCGGAGTGGGACCGGTCGGCTCTCAGCAGGTGGTCGCCGTGCTCACCGGGCCGGGCCGGGCCCTGGCCTCGACGGAATTGACCGACGCGGTCCGGGATGCGGCCGGCGCCCCGATCGCCGCCGTTCTGGTGAAACACCAACTCCCACTGGACATCCGGCACAACTCGAAGATCGACCGGGTCGCCGTCGCCGCTTGGGCCGACCGGGTGCTGGCCGGCGGATGA
- the opcA gene encoding glucose-6-phosphate dehydrogenase assembly protein OpcA: MIIDLPSTTSSAINKRMIEMREQGGANAQGRVLTLVIVTDEDSSEDPIAAANGASFEHPCRVIVIARGSRRGTARMDAQIRVGGDAGASEVIVLRLYGPLADHGAAVVIPLLLADAPIVAWWPGESPEIPAQDPIGALATRRITDSAAVRRPLAALASRRVAYRPGDTDLAWTRLTNWRGLLAAALDQPPHEKIVDVVVSGASDSASAELLAGWLALQLRCPVKRVKVDRAGSGLRSVTLVRRSGEVSLVRPEGSTATLSVTSQPPRQMTLPRRNLRDCIAEELRRLDADDVYSEVLTTGLDLVAKYAAADSGTAAKATARTRASATRRAAAKAAAPKGVVKVPADVATPAARVRAARATGTKAVAEAMTAPDPAPKTKTPAARPVKTAPPAAKAPAAKAPAAKAPAAKARAVKAGAAAAPAAKTRATKAPAATAPAASAPGATRTPAVRSKASDGKSGPSKPRATKAAT; encoded by the coding sequence TTGATCATCGATCTGCCATCGACCACCTCCTCGGCCATCAACAAGCGCATGATCGAGATGCGCGAGCAAGGCGGGGCCAACGCCCAGGGCCGGGTGCTCACCCTGGTCATCGTCACCGACGAGGACTCCTCCGAGGATCCGATCGCGGCCGCCAACGGCGCCTCCTTCGAGCACCCGTGCCGGGTCATCGTCATCGCCCGCGGGTCCCGTCGGGGCACCGCCCGGATGGACGCGCAGATCCGGGTCGGCGGCGACGCCGGGGCCAGCGAGGTGATCGTCCTCCGGCTCTACGGTCCGCTGGCCGACCACGGCGCGGCCGTGGTCATCCCGCTGCTGCTGGCCGACGCGCCGATCGTCGCCTGGTGGCCGGGTGAGTCCCCGGAGATCCCGGCCCAGGATCCGATCGGGGCTCTGGCCACCCGCCGGATCACCGACTCCGCCGCGGTCCGCCGTCCGCTGGCCGCTCTGGCCAGCCGCCGGGTCGCCTATCGCCCGGGCGACACCGACCTGGCCTGGACCCGGCTGACCAACTGGCGGGGTCTGCTGGCCGCCGCCCTCGACCAGCCGCCGCACGAGAAGATCGTCGATGTCGTCGTTTCCGGCGCGTCCGACTCGGCCTCGGCCGAGCTGCTGGCCGGCTGGTTGGCCCTCCAGCTGCGCTGCCCGGTGAAGCGGGTCAAGGTCGACCGGGCCGGAAGCGGACTGCGGTCGGTCACGTTGGTGCGCCGGTCCGGCGAGGTCAGCCTGGTCCGCCCGGAGGGCAGCACGGCCACCCTATCGGTGACCAGCCAGCCGCCCCGCCAGATGACGCTGCCCCGCCGCAACCTGCGCGACTGCATCGCCGAGGAGCTACGCCGGCTGGATGCCGACGACGTCTACTCCGAGGTGCTGACCACCGGGCTCGATCTGGTGGCCAAGTACGCCGCGGCGGACAGCGGAACGGCCGCGAAGGCCACGGCCCGAACCCGGGCCAGCGCCACTCGGCGGGCCGCGGCGAAGGCTGCCGCCCCCAAGGGGGTCGTCAAGGTCCCGGCCGACGTCGCCACTCCGGCCGCCCGAGTGCGGGCGGCCCGCGCCACCGGCACGAAGGCCGTGGCCGAGGCGATGACGGCCCCCGATCCCGCGCCGAAGACGAAGACGCCGGCCGCGCGGCCGGTGAAGACCGCACCTCCGGCGGCCAAGGCACCGGCCGCCAAGGCACCGGCGGCAAAGGCTCCGGCCGCCAAGGCCCGGGCCGTGAAGGCTGGGGCGGCCGCCGCACCGGCCGCCAAGACCCGGGCGACGAAGGCACCGGCTGCCACGGCACCGGCCGCCAGCGCACCGGGGGCCACCAGGACGCCGGCCGTCCGGTCCAAGGCCTCGGACGGCAAGTCAGGGCCATCGAAGCCGCGCGCGACCAAGGCGGCCACGTGA
- a CDS encoding NAD-dependent epimerase/dehydratase family protein, translating into MRILVTGAGGLMGAATARALAARGDDVTVLQRRPAGLDVREIRGDIGDVDVVRQAVRGQDVVVHAAAKVDVFGPWEQFRRTNVEGTRNVLDACRALGVGRLVNVSSPSVAHAGRALVGATAGPADPASARGSYARSKAMAEQLALAADHPDLAVLCLRPHLVWGPGDTQLIAPIVDRARAHRLPLIGDGTALIDTTYLDNAVDALVAAVDVCGPVHGESLVVTNGEPRPVGEILRRVCAASGVPGPRGRVPLTVAAGAGAAIEGLWRLTGRTTRPPMTRFLAEQLGTAHWFDQRRTRDALGWSPKVSLQRGFELLAAADRAGSVTARG; encoded by the coding sequence ATGAGGATCCTCGTCACCGGGGCCGGCGGCCTGATGGGGGCCGCGACCGCGCGTGCCCTGGCTGCCCGCGGGGACGATGTCACCGTCCTGCAGCGCCGGCCGGCCGGGTTGGACGTCCGTGAGATCCGCGGGGACATCGGCGATGTCGACGTCGTCCGCCAGGCGGTGCGCGGCCAGGACGTGGTGGTGCACGCCGCGGCCAAGGTGGACGTGTTCGGGCCCTGGGAGCAGTTCCGGCGGACCAACGTCGAGGGCACCCGCAACGTGCTGGACGCCTGCCGGGCCCTGGGCGTCGGGCGGTTGGTCAACGTCTCCTCACCGTCGGTCGCCCACGCCGGACGCGCGCTGGTCGGTGCCACGGCCGGTCCGGCCGACCCCGCATCGGCGCGCGGTTCCTACGCCCGGTCGAAGGCGATGGCCGAGCAATTGGCGCTGGCCGCCGACCACCCGGATCTGGCCGTGTTGTGTCTACGTCCGCATCTGGTGTGGGGCCCGGGGGACACCCAACTGATCGCACCCATCGTGGATCGGGCTCGGGCCCACCGCCTGCCGCTGATCGGCGACGGTACGGCGCTGATCGACACCACCTACCTGGACAACGCGGTCGATGCGCTGGTGGCAGCGGTCGACGTGTGCGGCCCGGTGCACGGGGAATCCCTGGTCGTGACCAACGGCGAGCCCCGGCCGGTGGGGGAGATCCTGCGCCGGGTGTGCGCCGCGTCCGGGGTACCGGGTCCCCGTGGACGGGTGCCGCTGACCGTGGCCGCCGGTGCGGGCGCCGCGATCGAAGGACTGTGGCGCCTCACCGGGCGTACCACGCGGCCGCCGATGACCCGCTTCCTGGCCGAGCAGCTCGGCACCGCGCACTGGTTCGACCAGCGACGCACCCGCGATGCATTGGGCTGGTCGCCGAAGGTGAGTCTGCAACGCGGTTTCGAACTGCTGGCCGCAGCCGATCGGGCCGGCAGCGTCACGGCCCGAGGATGA
- the pgl gene encoding 6-phosphogluconolactonase: MTGVEVVVHRDTTDLNVSTAARLAAKLVQIQAQGRVPRIALTGGGSGIGLLAELNASPAKDDIDFSRIEFYWGDERFVPGQDPERNEKQARDALLDHVRVDPAKVHPMAASDGEFGDDVDRAAAAYAAVVGDDPAFDVVMLGMGPEGHVASIFPESPAVFEQAATVVAVRDCPKPPPTRMSLTLPAIRRADEVWIITGGDGKADAVHRALSGAGEVELPVAGATGRTRTLFLLDRGSAARLPAGQSGVTFTA, encoded by the coding sequence GTGACCGGCGTCGAGGTCGTGGTGCATCGCGACACCACCGACCTCAACGTGAGCACCGCCGCGCGGCTGGCGGCCAAGCTGGTTCAGATCCAGGCGCAGGGCCGGGTGCCGCGGATCGCCCTGACCGGCGGTGGGTCCGGTATCGGGCTGCTGGCCGAGCTCAACGCCTCGCCGGCCAAGGACGACATCGACTTCTCGCGCATCGAGTTCTACTGGGGCGACGAACGTTTCGTGCCGGGACAGGACCCGGAGCGCAACGAGAAGCAGGCCCGTGACGCGCTGCTGGACCACGTCCGGGTCGACCCGGCGAAGGTGCACCCGATGGCCGCGTCGGACGGCGAGTTCGGCGACGATGTCGACCGGGCCGCGGCGGCGTACGCCGCCGTCGTCGGCGACGATCCGGCCTTCGACGTGGTGATGCTGGGGATGGGGCCCGAGGGACACGTCGCGTCGATCTTCCCGGAGTCGCCGGCCGTGTTCGAACAGGCGGCCACCGTGGTGGCCGTTCGCGACTGCCCGAAGCCGCCGCCCACTCGCATGTCGCTGACCCTGCCGGCCATCCGCCGGGCCGACGAGGTGTGGATCATCACCGGCGGCGACGGCAAGGCCGACGCGGTGCACCGGGCCCTGTCCGGCGCCGGTGAGGTCGAACTTCCGGTGGCCGGTGCGACCGGGCGAACCCGGACGTTGTTCCTGCTCGATCGGGGATCGGCGGCCCGGCTGCCGGCCGGGCAGTCCGGCGTGACCTTCACGGCGTGA
- a CDS encoding S53 family peptidase — MSEDEAAATPEAVHRHTLPGSERAPLPGAEKVADLSGEEQIQVTLVLRRRAELPEDLPGPLSRDELAERYGADPADIEAVTRTVRAAGGRVVSADPASRRVLVGGSASILQTLFGTRLEVATAPDRLSGREVRYRAREGTLSVPGDLQGVVTAVLGLDDRPQARARLQSARAEAVSVSYTPPELGKVYRFPVGTDGSGQRVAIIELGGGFAQSDLDAYFSGLGLSGPKVTAVGVDGADNQPGGDPNGADGEVLLDIEVVGALAPGATVLVYFAPNTDAGFLDAVSDAAHAQPAPAAISISWGQSEDGWTGQARQAMDAAFADAAALGVTVTAAAGDDGSTDRATDQKAHCDFPASSPHALACGGTSLQADPADGSVTSEVVWNNGTGRGATGGGVSDTFPLPSWQRGAGVPARAGGQIGRGVPDVSGDADPRTGYDVLIDGTRTVIGGTSAVAPLWAALTARLVQALGRPLGQMQPVLYAGVAAGVVQPGFRDIVTGSNGQYQAGAGWDACTGLGVPDGDALLAVLRGHA; from the coding sequence ATGAGCGAAGACGAGGCCGCGGCCACTCCCGAAGCTGTTCACCGGCACACCCTCCCCGGCAGCGAGCGCGCCCCGCTCCCGGGCGCCGAGAAGGTCGCCGACCTGTCCGGTGAGGAGCAGATCCAGGTCACCCTGGTGCTGCGTCGCCGGGCTGAACTGCCGGAGGATCTGCCCGGTCCGCTGAGCCGGGACGAGTTGGCCGAACGCTATGGCGCCGATCCGGCCGACATCGAGGCGGTCACCCGGACCGTCCGCGCGGCCGGGGGGCGGGTGGTGTCGGCCGACCCGGCGTCCCGGCGAGTGCTGGTCGGCGGGTCGGCGTCAATTCTCCAGACTCTGTTCGGCACCAGGCTGGAGGTGGCCACGGCTCCCGACCGGTTGTCCGGCCGCGAGGTCCGCTACCGCGCGCGGGAGGGGACCCTGAGCGTTCCGGGTGACCTGCAGGGCGTGGTGACGGCCGTCCTCGGCCTGGACGATCGACCGCAGGCTCGGGCGCGATTGCAGTCGGCGCGGGCCGAGGCGGTGTCGGTCAGCTACACCCCTCCGGAGCTGGGCAAGGTCTACCGGTTCCCGGTTGGCACGGACGGCAGCGGGCAGCGTGTCGCCATCATCGAACTCGGAGGCGGCTTCGCCCAGAGCGACCTGGACGCCTACTTCTCCGGGCTCGGCCTGTCCGGTCCGAAGGTCACGGCCGTCGGGGTCGACGGTGCGGACAACCAGCCCGGCGGCGATCCGAACGGCGCCGACGGCGAGGTGCTCCTGGACATCGAGGTGGTCGGGGCGCTGGCCCCGGGCGCCACCGTGCTGGTGTACTTCGCGCCCAACACCGACGCCGGCTTCCTCGACGCGGTGTCCGACGCCGCGCACGCCCAGCCGGCCCCGGCCGCGATCAGCATCAGCTGGGGCCAGAGCGAGGACGGGTGGACCGGGCAGGCCCGCCAGGCGATGGACGCGGCGTTCGCCGACGCCGCCGCCCTCGGGGTGACCGTCACCGCGGCCGCCGGCGACGACGGCAGCACCGATCGCGCCACCGACCAGAAGGCGCACTGCGACTTCCCGGCGTCCAGCCCGCATGCCCTGGCCTGCGGGGGGACCAGCCTGCAGGCCGACCCGGCCGACGGCTCGGTGACCAGCGAGGTGGTCTGGAACAACGGGACCGGCCGGGGAGCGACCGGGGGCGGGGTCAGTGACACGTTCCCGTTGCCCAGCTGGCAGCGCGGCGCCGGGGTACCGGCCCGGGCCGGCGGGCAGATCGGCCGCGGCGTTCCCGACGTGTCCGGCGATGCCGACCCGCGGACCGGGTACGACGTGCTGATCGACGGCACCCGCACGGTGATCGGCGGGACGAGTGCCGTGGCCCCGCTGTGGGCCGCCCTCACGGCCCGGCTGGTGCAGGCCCTTGGCCGGCCGCTCGGGCAGATGCAGCCGGTGCTCTACGCCGGGGTCGCGGCCGGTGTGGTACAGCCCGGCTTCCGGGACATCGTCACCGGCAGCAACGGCCAGTACCAGGCCGGGGCGGGGTGGGACGCTTGCACCGGCCTGGGAGTTCCGGACGGCGACGCCCTTCTGGCGGTGCTGCGCGGCCACGCCTAA
- the zwf gene encoding glucose-6-phosphate dehydrogenase produces MTSSHVNPLRDPRDKRLPRIAGPSGIVIFGVTGDLSRKKLMPAIYDLANRGLLPPGFALVGFARRDWANEDFAQVVHDSVRQYARTPFSEEVWRHLAEGFRFVSGTFNDDDAFDALAATLADLDRVRGTGGNHAFYFSIPPGAFPTVLQQLRRSGMADPHGDEWRRVVIEKPFGHDLESAQDLNQLVNEVFPAESVFRIDHYLGKETVQNLLALRFANQLYEPIWNSNYVDHVQITMAEDIGVGGRAGYYDGIGAARDVIQNHLIQLLALTAMEEPVSFSPKELRTEKIKVLSAVRLPPDLSQASARGQYATGWQGGTKVPGYLEEDGISPTSTTETYAAIKLLVDTRRWAGVPFYLRTGKRLGKRVTEIAIIFKRAPHLPFSQNDTETLGSNALVIRVQPDEGVTIRFGSKVPGPVMEVRDVNMDFSYGQSFTEASPEAYERLILDVLLGEPSLFPQDEEVELSWKILDPLEKHWERSNVQPDAYVSGTWGPASADDMMTRDGRTWRRP; encoded by the coding sequence ATGACGAGCAGCCACGTCAACCCGCTCCGCGACCCGAGGGACAAGCGTCTCCCCCGCATCGCCGGGCCATCCGGAATCGTCATCTTCGGGGTCACCGGCGACCTCTCCCGCAAGAAGCTGATGCCGGCCATCTACGACCTGGCCAACCGCGGCCTGCTGCCGCCGGGCTTCGCGCTGGTCGGTTTCGCCCGCCGCGACTGGGCCAACGAGGACTTCGCGCAGGTGGTGCACGACTCGGTGCGCCAGTACGCGCGCACGCCGTTCTCCGAGGAGGTCTGGCGGCACCTGGCCGAGGGCTTCCGGTTCGTCTCCGGCACCTTCAACGACGACGACGCGTTCGACGCGCTGGCCGCGACCCTGGCCGACCTCGACCGTGTCCGCGGCACCGGCGGCAACCACGCGTTCTACTTCTCCATCCCGCCGGGGGCGTTCCCGACCGTGCTGCAGCAGCTGCGCCGGTCGGGCATGGCCGACCCGCACGGAGACGAGTGGCGGCGGGTTGTCATCGAGAAGCCCTTCGGGCACGACCTGGAGTCCGCACAGGATCTCAACCAGCTCGTCAACGAGGTCTTCCCGGCCGAGTCGGTCTTCCGGATCGATCACTACCTGGGTAAGGAGACGGTCCAGAACCTCCTTGCGCTGCGCTTCGCGAACCAGCTGTACGAGCCCATCTGGAACTCCAACTACGTCGACCACGTGCAGATCACCATGGCCGAGGACATCGGCGTCGGTGGCCGCGCCGGGTACTACGACGGCATCGGCGCCGCTCGCGACGTCATCCAGAACCACCTCATCCAGTTGCTCGCGCTGACCGCGATGGAGGAGCCGGTCTCCTTCTCCCCGAAGGAACTCCGCACGGAGAAGATCAAGGTCCTCTCCGCCGTCCGGCTGCCGCCCGACCTGTCGCAGGCCAGCGCCCGGGGCCAGTACGCCACCGGGTGGCAGGGCGGCACCAAGGTGCCCGGGTACCTCGAGGAGGACGGCATCTCCCCCACCTCGACCACCGAGACGTACGCGGCGATCAAGCTGCTGGTCGACACCCGACGCTGGGCCGGCGTCCCGTTCTACCTGCGGACGGGCAAGCGGCTCGGCAAGCGGGTCACCGAGATCGCCATCATCTTCAAGCGCGCCCCGCACCTGCCGTTCTCGCAGAACGACACCGAGACCCTGGGTTCGAACGCCCTGGTCATCCGGGTGCAGCCCGACGAAGGGGTCACCATCCGGTTCGGCTCCAAGGTCCCCGGCCCGGTGATGGAGGTCCGTGACGTCAACATGGACTTCTCCTACGGCCAGTCGTTCACCGAGGCCTCGCCGGAGGCCTACGAACGGCTGATCCTGGACGTCCTGCTGGGCGAGCCGTCGCTGTTCCCCCAGGACGAGGAGGTCGAGCTCTCCTGGAAGATCCTCGATCCCCTCGAGAAGCACTGGGAGCGCAGCAACGTGCAACCGGACGCGTACGTCTCGGGCACCTGGGGTCCGGCTTCGGCCGACGACATGATGACCCGCGACGGCCGCACCTGGCGCCGGCCATGA
- a CDS encoding 3-oxoacyl-ACP synthase III, which yields MGENAIHRFSNTVVLSVCAIEAPQVITSDEIDRRLEAVYERVGLRAGMIQRLAGIEERRWWDRGTTFADGAAMAGAKAMAEAGVQPRDVGLMINTSVSRAHLEPSTAAGVHDALNLPPSCLNLDITNACLGFVNGMQMAAAMIESGQIEYALVVNGEDARGIHESTISRLHTDGSDAKQVFSQFASLTLGSGAAAMVLGRADQHPAGHRYVGGATRASTSHHDLCVGDMDDMRTDSTGLMNAGLELTKGLWAESAADFGWDTGMDCYVMHQVSNVHTRAIINLLDLDPAKIPLTFPVRGNLGPAAIPFTLAGVSAELSEGDRVLLMGIGSGLNASLSEIIW from the coding sequence ATGGGCGAGAACGCCATTCACCGTTTCAGCAACACCGTAGTGCTCTCGGTCTGCGCGATCGAGGCGCCCCAAGTGATCACCTCCGACGAGATCGACCGTCGGCTCGAGGCCGTCTACGAGCGGGTGGGCCTGCGGGCCGGGATGATCCAACGGCTGGCCGGTATCGAGGAACGTCGCTGGTGGGACCGGGGCACCACGTTCGCCGACGGCGCCGCGATGGCCGGGGCCAAGGCCATGGCCGAGGCGGGCGTCCAGCCGCGGGACGTCGGTCTGATGATCAACACCTCGGTCAGCCGGGCCCACCTGGAACCGTCGACCGCGGCCGGTGTGCACGACGCACTGAACCTGCCGCCGTCGTGCCTGAACCTGGACATCACCAACGCCTGCCTGGGATTCGTCAACGGGATGCAGATGGCGGCCGCCATGATCGAGTCCGGGCAGATCGAGTACGCGCTGGTGGTCAACGGTGAGGACGCCCGCGGCATCCACGAATCCACCATCAGCCGGCTGCACACCGACGGCAGCGACGCCAAGCAGGTCTTCAGCCAGTTTGCGTCGCTGACCCTCGGGTCCGGAGCCGCGGCGATGGTGCTCGGGCGGGCCGACCAGCATCCGGCCGGCCACCGCTACGTCGGCGGCGCCACCCGGGCCAGCACGTCCCACCACGACCTGTGCGTCGGCGACATGGACGACATGCGGACCGACAGCACGGGCCTGATGAACGCCGGTCTGGAACTCACCAAGGGACTCTGGGCCGAGTCGGCCGCCGACTTCGGCTGGGACACCGGCATGGACTGCTACGTCATGCACCAGGTCAGCAACGTGCACACCCGGGCCATCATCAACCTCCTCGACCTGGACCCGGCGAAGATCCCGCTGACCTTCCCGGTCCGGGGGAATCTCGGGCCGGCGGCCATCCCGTTCACGCTGGCCGGGGTCAGTGCCGAACTGAGCGAGGGGGACCGGGTGTTGCTGATGGGCATCGGCTCGGGTCTCAACGCCTCCCTGTCCGAGATCATCTGGTGA
- a CDS encoding malate dehydrogenase → MSKPPVKVTVTGAAGQIGYALLFRIASGQMLGPDTPVTLSLLEITPALKAAEGTAMELDDCAFPLLSGIEITDNATAAFDGTSIALLVGARPRGPGMERGDLLAANGGIFKPQGQAINAGAADDIKVLVVGNPANTNSLIARSHAPDVPADRFSAMMRLDHNRALSQVAKKLGVSVADVTNMTVWGNHSATQYPDLFNARVGGRSVAEQVEQEWLESTLIPTVAKRGAAIIDARGASSAASAANAAIDHIHTWVHGTPEGDWTTAGVVSDGSYGVPEGLMSGFPVTAENGQWKIVQGLDINEFSRGRIDKSVAELVDERDAITGLGLI, encoded by the coding sequence ATGAGCAAGCCACCAGTCAAAGTCACCGTCACCGGTGCCGCCGGCCAGATCGGCTACGCGCTGCTGTTCCGTATCGCCTCGGGTCAGATGCTCGGCCCGGACACTCCGGTCACGCTGAGCCTGCTCGAGATCACCCCCGCCCTCAAGGCGGCCGAGGGCACGGCCATGGAACTGGACGACTGCGCCTTCCCGCTGCTGTCCGGCATCGAGATCACCGACAACGCCACCGCCGCCTTCGACGGCACCTCGATCGCCCTGCTGGTCGGTGCCCGTCCGCGCGGACCGGGCATGGAACGCGGTGATCTGCTGGCCGCGAACGGTGGCATCTTCAAGCCGCAGGGCCAGGCGATCAACGCCGGTGCCGCCGACGACATCAAGGTCCTGGTGGTCGGCAACCCGGCCAACACCAACTCGCTGATCGCGCGCTCACACGCTCCTGACGTCCCGGCCGACCGGTTCTCCGCGATGATGCGCCTGGACCACAACCGCGCCCTGTCGCAGGTGGCCAAGAAGCTGGGAGTGTCCGTCGCCGACGTCACCAACATGACGGTGTGGGGCAATCACTCGGCCACCCAGTACCCGGACCTGTTCAACGCCAGGGTCGGCGGCAGGTCGGTGGCCGAGCAGGTAGAACAGGAATGGCTGGAGAGCACCCTGATCCCGACCGTAGCCAAGCGCGGAGCGGCCATCATCGATGCCCGCGGTGCGTCGTCGGCGGCCTCGGCCGCCAATGCCGCCATCGACCACATCCACACCTGGGTGCACGGCACCCCGGAGGGCGACTGGACCACGGCCGGAGTCGTCTCCGACGGCTCCTACGGTGTACCGGAGGGTCTGATGTCCGGCTTCCCGGTGACCGCCGAGAACGGACAGTGGAAGATCGTCCAGGGCCTGGACATCAACGAGTTCTCCCGCGGACGGATCGACAAGTCGGTCGCGGAACTGGTCGACGAGCGCGACGCGATCACCGGCCTCGGCCTGATCTGA